From a region of the Pukyongiella litopenaei genome:
- a CDS encoding PAS domain-containing protein, with amino-acid sequence MSILDRDALNHASDGEVVSLNRFRSGRGLTPIRQAEAYWAALREADEIPLRSRIDPRGLDGLLEYACILERIAPGIARFRLAGQHLTGLAGMEVRGMPLTAFFTPKSRGQIGAVLEQVFDGPSIAEVTLTGEHGPAVEARLLILPLRNDVGQINRALGVLVAEGDEARSPQRFDIVACSLRTVGPEAAMTRRATPVAPPLHGFAEEERQFDAAAPGDSGPHLRLVK; translated from the coding sequence ATGAGCATTCTCGATCGCGACGCATTGAACCACGCCTCGGATGGCGAGGTCGTTTCGCTCAACCGTTTTCGCAGCGGGCGCGGGCTGACGCCGATCCGTCAGGCCGAAGCCTATTGGGCCGCCTTGCGCGAGGCCGACGAGATCCCGCTGAGGTCACGCATCGATCCGCGCGGGCTGGACGGGCTGCTGGAATATGCCTGCATCCTCGAACGGATCGCGCCGGGGATCGCGCGGTTCCGGCTCGCCGGGCAGCACCTGACCGGGCTGGCCGGCATGGAAGTTCGCGGCATGCCGCTGACCGCCTTTTTCACGCCGAAATCCCGGGGCCAGATCGGTGCGGTCCTGGAACAGGTGTTCGACGGTCCGTCGATTGCCGAGGTGACGCTGACCGGGGAACACGGCCCGGCGGTCGAAGCGCGGCTGCTGATCCTGCCGCTGCGCAACGATGTGGGCCAGATCAACCGCGCGCTTGGCGTGCTGGTGGCCGAGGGCGACGAGGCCCGCAGCCCGCAGCGGTTCGATATCGTGGCCTGTTCGCTGCGCACGGTCGGCCCCGAGGCGGCAATGACCCGGCGCGCAACCCCGGTCGCCCCCCCGCTGCACGGGTTCGCCGAGGAGGAACGGCAGTTCGACGCCGCCGCACCCGGCGACAGCGGACCGCATCTGCGGCTCGTCAAGTAG
- a CDS encoding trans-sulfuration enzyme family protein has product MRNARGTIIRPDPLPDSASRPVVTPLSPSVVYASDTPDMLDAQYEGRLQGYTYAREGHPNADVVAARLDAMEGATGGVVTGSGMAAVAAVLMGLPKAGDHVIGGNQLYGRSMRLMAEDLPRFGVATTLADPGDVAAVRAALRPETRLLLVEVVSNPSLRVADIDGLAALCREAGVLLAVDNTFTTPRGIRPFDHGADIVIHSLTKLLAGHSDATLGYAVAREPALTERIRAFAVTAGLTPSPFDCWLAERGMLSFELRHDRAQATAAVLADHLAGVAGVKRVLYPMRADHPDHARAAALLAGRGGNMVSFELDSGRAAANAFARAAEGLSFAPTLGDVGTTISHPASSSHRALSDADRVTLGLSEGFFRISVGLEDPDALCGVFSRAIETATA; this is encoded by the coding sequence ATGCGGAACGCGCGCGGCACGATCATCCGCCCCGACCCGCTGCCCGACAGCGCCAGCCGCCCTGTCGTCACGCCGCTGAGCCCGTCGGTCGTCTATGCCAGCGACACGCCGGACATGCTGGATGCGCAATATGAAGGCCGGCTGCAGGGCTATACCTATGCCCGCGAAGGGCACCCGAATGCCGATGTGGTCGCAGCGCGGCTCGACGCCATGGAGGGCGCCACGGGCGGGGTGGTGACCGGGTCGGGCATGGCCGCGGTCGCGGCGGTGTTGATGGGATTGCCCAAGGCGGGCGATCATGTGATCGGCGGCAACCAGCTCTACGGCCGGTCGATGCGGCTGATGGCCGAAGACCTGCCCCGGTTCGGCGTCGCCACCACGCTGGCCGACCCCGGCGACGTGGCGGCGGTTCGCGCGGCCCTGCGCCCGGAAACGCGGCTGCTGCTGGTCGAGGTGGTGTCGAACCCGTCCCTGCGCGTCGCCGATATCGACGGGCTGGCCGCGCTCTGCCGCGAGGCCGGGGTGCTGCTGGCGGTCGACAACACCTTTACCACGCCGCGCGGGATCCGGCCGTTCGATCACGGGGCCGATATCGTGATCCATTCGCTGACCAAGCTGCTGGCCGGGCATTCCGATGCCACCCTGGGCTATGCGGTCGCGCGCGAACCGGCGCTGACCGAACGGATCCGCGCATTCGCGGTCACCGCCGGGCTGACGCCCAGCCCGTTCGATTGCTGGCTGGCGGAACGGGGCATGCTCAGTTTCGAGTTGCGCCATGACCGGGCGCAGGCCACCGCGGCCGTGCTGGCCGACCATCTGGCCGGGGTGGCGGGGGTGAAACGGGTGCTCTATCCGATGCGCGCCGATCATCCCGACCATGCCCGCGCCGCCGCATTGCTGGCCGGGCGGGGCGGCAACATGGTGAGTTTCGAACTGGATAGCGGGCGGGCGGCGGCCAACGCCTTTGCCCGCGCCGCCGAAGGCCTGAGCTTTGCGCCGACGCTGGGCGATGTGGGGACAACGATTTCGCATCCCGCGTCCTCGTCCCACCGGGCGCTGAGTGACGCCGACCGCGTAACGCTGGGCCTGTCCGAGGGGTTCTTTCGCATCTCGGTCGGGCTGGAGGATCCCGATGCGCTCTGCGGGGTCTTTTCGCGGGCGATCGAGACCGCGACGGCATGA
- a CDS encoding acyl-CoA dehydrogenase: MNVAAAASKPALKAKDAPDLGAFDWADPLRLDDQLTEDERMIAASARAYAQEKLQPRVTAAFADEHTDPEIFREMGEMGLLGITVPEEYGGLGAGYVSYGLVAREVERVDSGYRSMMSVQSSLVMYPIYAYGSEEQRKKYLPKLASGEWIGCFGLTEPDAGSDPAGMKTRAEKTDGGYRITGTKMWISNAPIADVFVVWAKSDAHDGRIRGFVLDKGLKGLSAPKIENKASLRASITGEIVLDGVEVGEDALLPHVQGLKGPFGCLNRARYGISWGVIGAAECCWHAARQYGLDRQQFNRPLAQTQLFQKKLADMQTEIALGLQASLRVGRLMDEAAAAPEMISIIKRNNCGKALDIARMARDMHGGNGISLEFQVIRHMVNLETVNTYEGTHDVHALILGRAQTGLQAFF; the protein is encoded by the coding sequence ATGAATGTTGCCGCCGCCGCATCGAAACCCGCGCTGAAAGCCAAGGACGCGCCCGATCTGGGAGCCTTCGACTGGGCCGACCCGCTGCGCCTCGATGATCAGCTGACCGAGGACGAACGCATGATCGCCGCCAGCGCCCGCGCCTATGCGCAGGAAAAGCTGCAGCCGCGCGTGACCGCCGCCTTTGCGGACGAACATACCGACCCCGAGATCTTTCGCGAGATGGGCGAGATGGGGTTGCTCGGCATCACCGTGCCCGAGGAATATGGCGGCCTGGGGGCCGGCTATGTGTCCTACGGGCTGGTGGCACGCGAGGTCGAACGGGTCGATTCCGGCTACCGGTCGATGATGTCGGTGCAGAGTTCGCTGGTGATGTATCCGATCTATGCCTATGGCTCGGAAGAGCAGCGGAAGAAATACCTGCCCAAGCTGGCCAGCGGCGAATGGATCGGGTGTTTCGGCCTGACCGAACCGGATGCGGGCAGCGATCCCGCCGGCATGAAGACCCGCGCCGAAAAGACCGATGGCGGCTATCGGATCACCGGGACCAAGATGTGGATCTCGAACGCGCCGATCGCCGACGTGTTCGTGGTCTGGGCCAAGTCCGACGCCCATGACGGGCGGATCCGGGGCTTTGTGCTCGACAAGGGGCTGAAGGGCCTGAGCGCGCCCAAGATCGAGAACAAGGCGTCGCTGCGCGCCTCGATCACCGGTGAAATCGTGCTGGACGGTGTCGAGGTCGGCGAGGACGCCCTGCTGCCCCATGTGCAGGGGCTGAAAGGTCCGTTCGGGTGCCTGAACCGGGCCCGCTATGGCATCAGCTGGGGCGTGATCGGCGCCGCGGAATGCTGCTGGCACGCGGCGCGGCAATACGGGCTGGACCGGCAGCAGTTCAACCGGCCGCTGGCGCAGACCCAGCTGTTCCAGAAGAAACTGGCGGACATGCAGACCGAGATCGCGCTGGGGCTACAGGCATCGCTGCGGGTGGGACGCCTGATGGACGAAGCCGCCGCCGCGCCCGAGATGATCTCGATCATCAAGCGCAACAATTGCGGCAAGGCGCTGGATATCGCGCGGATGGCGCGTGACATGCATGGCGGCAACGGCATCAGCCTCGAATTCCAGGTGATCCGTCACATGGTGAACCTGGAAACCGTGAATACCTATGAAGGTACCCACGACGTGCACGCGCTGATTCTGGGGCGGGCGCAGACCGGGTTGCAGGCGTTTTTCTGA
- a CDS encoding LysR family transcriptional regulator encodes MNTPRRLLPSIASLRALEALDRLGSASAVANELSLTQSAISRQLQALEKQLGSGLIRRDHKRLSLTPAAQAYAAEIRHALNRIAQASLRLQVDPAGGTLQLAILPTFGMHWLVPRLPDFARRHPQVTINMSTRLRPFNFDAEPFDAAIHFGEPDWPGTGHLLLRRERLIPVCAPGLIAGDAAPPAPGDLLDLPLLHIQTRPGAWAEWFAEQEVDHPTPLPGTMYDQFATITQAALHGLGVALMPDFLVERELATGRLVALHPVATEARGAYYLVWPATRSADPALARFRDWLATRTEPEDPLPR; translated from the coding sequence ATGAACACGCCCCGCCGCCTGCTCCCCTCCATTGCCTCGTTGCGCGCACTCGAAGCGCTCGACCGGCTCGGCAGCGCATCGGCCGTCGCCAACGAACTGTCGCTGACCCAGAGCGCGATCAGCCGCCAGTTGCAGGCCTTGGAAAAGCAGTTGGGGTCGGGCCTGATCCGCCGCGACCACAAACGGCTGTCGCTGACCCCCGCGGCACAGGCCTATGCCGCCGAGATCCGCCACGCCCTGAACCGGATCGCGCAGGCGTCGCTGCGGTTGCAGGTGGATCCGGCGGGCGGCACGCTGCAGCTGGCCATCCTGCCCACCTTCGGCATGCATTGGCTGGTGCCGCGCCTGCCCGATTTCGCGCGCCGCCACCCGCAGGTGACGATCAACATGTCCACCCGGCTGCGCCCGTTCAACTTCGACGCGGAACCTTTTGATGCAGCTATACATTTCGGTGAGCCGGACTGGCCCGGCACCGGACATTTGCTGCTGCGGCGCGAACGCCTGATCCCGGTCTGCGCGCCCGGTCTGATTGCCGGAGATGCCGCACCGCCCGCCCCCGGCGACCTGCTGGACCTGCCGCTCTTGCACATCCAGACCCGCCCCGGCGCCTGGGCCGAGTGGTTTGCCGAACAGGAGGTGGACCACCCCACCCCCCTGCCCGGAACGATGTATGACCAATTCGCAACCATCACCCAGGCGGCGCTGCATGGGCTCGGGGTGGCGCTGATGCCCGATTTCCTGGTCGAACGCGAACTGGCCACCGGCCGGCTGGTCGCGCTGCATCCGGTCGCGACCGAAGCGCGCGGCGCCTATTACCTCGTCTGGCCCGCCACCCGGTCCGCCGATCCGGCGCTGGCCCGGTTTCGCGACTGGCTGGCGACGCGGACCGAACCCGAAGACCCGCTGCCGCGCTAA
- a CDS encoding sensor histidine kinase, with protein MTNPPGLVSISAIPFPAVLIGPEAKIAAANPEAINLLGAGLVGRHFALVMRQPDIGAGIENALRHNRRQRIRQRIGAPDSSLLYDVEIRPDGDGVLVCFQDMTAPEQAERMRRDFVANVSHELRSPLTALTGFIDTLRGPARDDVAARERFLGIMADEAARMNRLVGDLLSLSRVEEHERVRPRGRVDLTGLLTTTLNALRPTAEKNGVTLSLQAPDDPVDAPGDADQLRQVFNNLVENAVKYGGAGGTVDLRLSVSDHDGAVQGPAVRVQVVDHGAGIPAHHLPRLTERFYRADSHRSRELGGTGLGLAIVKHIINRHRGRLRIESEVGRGSVFTVILPR; from the coding sequence ATGACGAACCCGCCCGGACTGGTCAGTATCTCGGCAATTCCGTTCCCGGCGGTCCTGATCGGTCCCGAGGCCAAGATCGCCGCCGCCAACCCCGAGGCGATCAATCTCCTGGGGGCCGGGCTCGTCGGGCGCCATTTCGCCCTGGTGATGCGGCAGCCGGATATCGGGGCCGGGATCGAAAACGCGCTGCGCCACAACCGGCGCCAGCGGATCCGCCAACGGATCGGCGCCCCCGACAGTTCGCTGCTCTACGATGTCGAGATCCGCCCGGATGGCGACGGCGTGCTGGTCTGTTTCCAGGATATGACCGCGCCGGAACAGGCCGAGCGGATGCGCCGCGATTTTGTCGCCAATGTCAGCCATGAACTGCGTTCGCCGCTGACGGCGCTGACCGGGTTCATCGACACCCTGCGCGGCCCGGCGCGCGACGATGTCGCCGCGCGCGAACGGTTTCTGGGGATCATGGCGGACGAGGCGGCGCGGATGAACCGGCTGGTCGGCGACCTGCTGTCGCTCAGCCGGGTCGAGGAACATGAGCGCGTGCGCCCGCGTGGCCGGGTGGATCTGACGGGCCTGCTGACGACGACGCTGAACGCCCTGCGCCCGACGGCGGAAAAGAACGGGGTCACGCTGTCGCTGCAGGCGCCCGACGATCCTGTCGACGCGCCCGGAGACGCGGATCAACTGCGCCAGGTGTTCAACAACCTGGTGGAAAACGCGGTGAAATACGGCGGCGCGGGCGGCACGGTCGACCTCCGCCTGTCGGTGTCGGACCATGACGGGGCGGTGCAGGGGCCGGCGGTCAGGGTGCAGGTCGTCGATCACGGCGCCGGCATCCCGGCGCATCACCTGCCGCGGCTGACCGAACGGTTCTATCGCGCCGACAGCCATCGTTCGCGTGAACTGGGCGGCACCGGGCTGGGGCTGGCCATCGTCAAGCATATCATCAACCGCCATCGCGGCCGCCTGCGGATCGAGAGCGAGGTCGGGCGCGGGTCGGTGTTCACGGTGATTTTACCGCGTTAG
- the gmk gene encoding guanylate kinase, whose amino-acid sequence MGDRRGLLIILSSPSGAGKSTLARRLRDWDDSIAFSVSATTRAPRPGEVDGREYHFLSEPAFKAQVAAGDMLEHAHVFGNFYGSPRGPVQQAIETGRDVLFDIDWQGAQQISNSILAPHVLSIFLLPPSIGELRRRLESRGQDDAATIARRMQKSWDEISHWDAYDYVLVNDDLDATEDRLKTIVTATRLRRIQQPDLTDHVRALQAEFEDRT is encoded by the coding sequence ATGGGCGACAGGCGCGGGCTTCTCATCATCCTTTCGTCACCGTCGGGCGCGGGCAAATCCACCCTGGCGCGGCGTCTGCGCGACTGGGATGACAGTATCGCCTTCTCGGTCAGCGCCACCACCCGCGCGCCCCGTCCGGGCGAGGTGGACGGGCGCGAATATCATTTCCTGTCCGAACCCGCGTTCAAGGCACAGGTCGCCGCCGGCGACATGCTGGAACATGCCCATGTGTTCGGCAATTTCTACGGCTCGCCGCGCGGGCCGGTGCAACAGGCGATCGAGACCGGGCGCGACGTGCTGTTCGATATCGACTGGCAGGGCGCGCAGCAGATCTCGAATTCGATCCTGGCCCCGCATGTGCTGTCGATCTTCCTGCTGCCCCCCTCGATCGGCGAACTGCGCCGGCGGCTCGAGAGCCGGGGCCAGGACGATGCCGCGACCATCGCCCGGCGGATGCAGAAAAGCTGGGACGAGATCAGCCATTGGGATGCCTATGATTACGTTCTGGTCAATGACGATCTCGACGCCACCGAGGACCGACTGAAGACCATCGTTACCGCCACCCGCCTGCGCCGCATCCAGCAACCGGACCTGACCGATCATGTGCGCGCGTTGCAGGCCGAATTCGAGGACCGGACATGA
- a CDS encoding gamma carbonic anhydrase family protein, translating to MTLYALDDIRPQLDPDTWAAPDANVIGKVVLEAGASVWFGSTLRGDTEEIRIGEGSNVQENCVMHTDMGFPLTVGRNCTIGHKVMLHGCTIGDNSLIGMGATVLNGARIGNNCLIGAGALITEGKEIPDGSLVMGAPGKVVRQLDEAAIRMLELSALHYQDNMRRFRDGLKAL from the coding sequence ATGACCCTTTACGCACTTGATGACATCCGCCCGCAACTGGATCCCGACACCTGGGCGGCTCCCGACGCCAACGTGATCGGGAAGGTGGTGCTCGAGGCCGGTGCCAGCGTCTGGTTTGGCAGCACGCTGCGCGGCGACACCGAAGAAATCCGCATCGGCGAAGGCTCGAACGTGCAGGAAAACTGCGTGATGCACACCGATATGGGGTTTCCGCTGACCGTCGGGCGAAACTGCACCATCGGGCACAAGGTGATGCTGCATGGCTGCACCATCGGGGACAATTCGCTGATCGGCATGGGGGCCACGGTTCTGAACGGGGCGCGGATCGGGAACAACTGCCTGATCGGCGCGGGCGCGCTGATCACCGAGGGCAAGGAGATCCCGGACGGGTCGTTGGTCATGGGCGCGCCGGGCAAGGTGGTGCGCCAGTTGGACGAGGCCGCGATCAGGATGCTCGAACTGAGCGCCCTCCATTACCAGGACAACATGCGCAGGTTCCGCGACGGACTGAAGGCGCTGTGA
- the rpoH gene encoding RNA polymerase sigma factor RpoH, translating into MSSYANLPAPTPQGGLNRYMQEIRKFPLLEPEEEYMLAKRWVEEQDTEAAHKMVTSHLRLAAKIAMGYRGYGLPQAEVISEANVGLMQAVKRFDPEKGFRLATYAMWWIRASIQEYILRSWSLVKLGTTSAQKKLFFNLRKAKARIGALEEGDLRPENVKRIANDLGVSEDEVVNMNRRLSGGDASLNATVGTDGDSTMQWQDWLEDEDADQAGDYEERDELEARRELLGLSLEVLNDREKEILTQRRLSETPVTLEELSGQFGVSRERIRQIEVRAFEKLQKKMRDLARERGMLNNR; encoded by the coding sequence ATGTCGAGCTACGCAAATCTTCCGGCCCCCACACCACAGGGTGGGCTGAACCGCTACATGCAGGAAATCCGCAAGTTTCCGCTTCTGGAACCGGAAGAGGAATACATGCTGGCCAAGCGCTGGGTCGAGGAACAGGATACCGAGGCCGCGCACAAGATGGTCACCAGCCACCTGCGGCTCGCCGCTAAGATCGCGATGGGCTATCGCGGCTACGGGCTGCCGCAGGCCGAGGTGATCTCGGAGGCGAATGTGGGCCTGATGCAGGCGGTCAAGCGTTTCGATCCCGAAAAGGGGTTCCGCCTGGCGACCTATGCCATGTGGTGGATCCGCGCGTCGATCCAGGAATACATCCTGCGGTCGTGGTCGCTGGTGAAACTGGGGACGACCAGCGCACAGAAGAAACTGTTTTTCAACCTGCGCAAGGCCAAGGCCCGTATCGGGGCGCTCGAAGAGGGCGACCTGCGGCCCGAAAACGTCAAGCGGATCGCCAATGACCTGGGCGTGTCCGAGGACGAGGTCGTCAACATGAACCGCCGCCTGTCGGGGGGCGACGCGTCGCTGAACGCGACGGTCGGGACCGATGGCGACAGCACCATGCAGTGGCAGGACTGGCTCGAAGACGAGGATGCCGACCAGGCCGGCGACTACGAAGAGCGCGACGAGCTCGAGGCGCGGCGGGAATTGCTGGGCCTGTCGCTCGAGGTTCTGAACGACCGGGAAAAGGAAATCCTGACCCAGCGGCGGTTGTCGGAAACGCCGGTGACGCTCGAGGAACTGTCGGGACAGTTCGGCGTCAGCCGCGAACGGATTCGCCAGATCGAGGTGCGCGCCTTCGAGAAGCTGCAAAAGAAGATGCGCGATCTCGCCCGCGAACGCGGCATGTTGAACAACCGCTGA
- a CDS encoding DUF6476 family protein, producing the protein MDDPSEPMQEPANLRFLRRLVTVLTAVMIGGLLVIIGLLVIRFSGENNPALPLPDHIALPDGTRATAFTTGGDWYAVVTADDRILIFDRASGSQRQEIRIVTGD; encoded by the coding sequence ATGGACGATCCTTCGGAACCGATGCAGGAACCGGCCAACCTGCGTTTTCTGCGCCGGCTGGTCACGGTGCTGACTGCCGTGATGATTGGCGGGCTTCTAGTGATAATCGGCCTGCTTGTCATCCGTTTCTCGGGCGAGAACAACCCGGCCCTGCCCCTGCCCGACCATATCGCCCTGCCCGACGGCACCCGGGCCACCGCCTTTACCACCGGCGGCGACTGGTACGCGGTGGTGACCGCAGATGACCGGATCCTGATCTTCGACCGCGCGAGCGGCAGCCAAAGACAGGAAATCCGCATCGTGACCGGGGACTGA
- a CDS encoding pseudouridine synthase, with amino-acid sequence MATRQITFQIAANPPPRLDKALSRDVPEAAALSRTRLARLIAAGAVTVDGAVAGDAKARVAEGAQVSITVEAAEDSHIGAEAIPLDILHEDDDLIVVDKPAGMVVHPAPGTPSGTLVNALLHHCGDALSGVGGVKRPGIVHRIDKDTSGLLVVAKSDAAHHGLAAQFEAHSAERRYLAVCHGVPDAGDPRLRGVRGAGFEPGNVLKLTTRLARHRTDRQKQQVVFAGGRHAVTRVRVLERFGLPAVAALVECRLETGRTHQIRVHMAHAGHGLVGDPVYGGRRKPAARALSPVAMEALLGFPRQALHAAVLGFSHPVTGAPLRFETPPPGDMAALITTLRPAGS; translated from the coding sequence ATGGCCACCCGCCAGATCACATTCCAGATCGCGGCCAATCCGCCGCCCCGGCTTGATAAGGCGCTTTCGCGCGATGTGCCAGAGGCCGCGGCCCTGTCGCGCACCCGTCTGGCACGGCTGATCGCCGCCGGCGCGGTCACGGTGGATGGTGCGGTGGCGGGTGACGCCAAGGCCCGCGTTGCCGAGGGCGCGCAAGTGTCGATCACGGTCGAAGCCGCCGAAGACAGCCATATCGGCGCCGAGGCCATACCGCTCGATATCCTCCATGAGGATGACGACCTGATCGTGGTGGACAAGCCCGCCGGCATGGTGGTGCATCCGGCGCCGGGCACGCCCTCGGGCACGCTGGTCAACGCGCTGCTGCATCATTGCGGCGATGCGCTGTCGGGGGTGGGCGGGGTCAAGCGGCCCGGCATCGTGCACCGGATCGACAAGGATACATCGGGCCTGCTGGTGGTGGCAAAATCCGATGCCGCCCATCACGGGCTGGCCGCCCAGTTCGAGGCGCACAGCGCCGAGCGGCGTTACCTGGCGGTCTGCCACGGGGTGCCCGACGCGGGCGATCCGCGCCTGCGCGGCGTGCGCGGGGCCGGTTTCGAGCCCGGCAACGTGCTCAAACTCACCACCCGGCTGGCCCGGCACCGCACCGACCGGCAGAAGCAGCAGGTGGTGTTTGCCGGCGGCCGCCACGCGGTGACCCGCGTGCGCGTGCTGGAACGGTTCGGCCTGCCCGCGGTGGCCGCGCTGGTCGAATGCCGGCTGGAAACCGGGCGCACCCACCAGATCCGGGTGCATATGGCCCATGCGGGTCACGGCCTGGTGGGCGACCCGGTCTATGGCGGGCGGCGCAAACCGGCGGCGCGCGCGCTGTCACCGGTGGCGATGGAGGCACTGCTCGGCTTTCCGCGCCAAGCCCTGCACGCCGCCGTTCTGGGGTTCTCCCATCCGGTCACCGGGGCGCCGCTGCGGTTCGAAACACCGCCGCCCGGCGACATGGCCGCGTTAATCACGACCCTGCGCCCTGCGGGATCTTAA
- a CDS encoding YicC/YloC family endoribonuclease, with protein sequence MTGFASAKGERGVHRWVWELRSVNGKGLDIRLRVPDWLEGLEPALRAELTKSVARGNVGLTLKLTREDEAASVALNEPAMAVALDALARCEAEAKARGLDLAPTSAGQVLALRGMLDGDGGGDDPAPLVAQMKDEFAPLVAAFVDMRETEGAALAGVLTGQLDQISDLAETAAALAEARKDAMAGTLRGNLARVLENADGVDEARVAQELALIAVKADVTEEIDRLRAHVAAARDLIAKGSPVGRKLDFLMQEFNREANTLCSKSQSTELTAAGLELKTVIDQMREQVQNVE encoded by the coding sequence ATGACAGGGTTTGCGTCGGCCAAGGGGGAACGCGGCGTTCACCGCTGGGTCTGGGAACTGCGCAGCGTCAACGGCAAGGGGCTGGATATCCGCCTGCGTGTCCCCGACTGGCTGGAGGGGCTCGAACCGGCGCTGCGGGCGGAGCTGACGAAATCCGTCGCTCGCGGCAATGTCGGCCTGACGCTGAAACTGACCCGCGAAGACGAAGCCGCATCGGTCGCGCTGAACGAACCGGCGATGGCGGTGGCGCTCGATGCGCTGGCGCGGTGCGAGGCGGAAGCAAAGGCCCGCGGGCTGGACCTGGCGCCGACCAGCGCGGGGCAGGTGCTGGCGCTGCGCGGGATGCTGGACGGCGATGGCGGCGGGGACGATCCCGCGCCGCTGGTTGCGCAGATGAAGGATGAATTCGCGCCGCTGGTTGCCGCCTTCGTCGACATGCGCGAAACCGAAGGCGCGGCGCTGGCGGGCGTTCTGACCGGGCAGCTGGACCAGATCTCTGATCTGGCCGAGACCGCGGCGGCGCTGGCCGAAGCCCGCAAGGACGCGATGGCCGGCACCCTGCGCGGCAACCTGGCGCGGGTGCTGGAAAATGCCGACGGGGTCGACGAGGCCCGCGTCGCTCAGGAACTGGCGCTGATCGCGGTCAAGGCCGACGTGACCGAGGAAATAGACCGCCTGCGCGCCCATGTGGCCGCCGCCCGCGACCTGATCGCCAAGGGCAGCCCGGTCGGTCGCAAGCTGGATTTCCTGATGCAGGAGTTCAATCGCGAAGCCAACACGCTGTGTTCGAAATCGCAGTCGACGGAACTCACCGCCGCGGGGCTGGAACTCAAGACGGTGATCGACCAGATGCGTGAACAGGTTCAGAACGTCGAGTAG